In Candidatus Neomarinimicrobiota bacterium, the sequence GCCTTGAACATGATTGAGGGCCACATCGTAGACATGGAGAAGGGTTCTGAGGCTTTGGTCGAGACGATTATGGATCTGGAACGCGAAGGTAATTTGAAAGTATAATTAGTTGAATAGCTAAGCCAACAACCATGCAACGCAAACGCAGTAAGCTCAAAGAAATACCCTCCGCCTCCATGGCGGACATAGCCTTCCTGCTGCTGATTTTCTTCCTGGTTACGACCACCATCAGCATGGACAAAGGTATCGGCCAGTTGTTGCCTGCCATTGGTGAGGAGTTGGAGGTCAACCCGAAGAATATCACCAAAGTATTGGTGAACGCTACCGGCCAGATATTGCATGATGAGGAATTGATATCGCTGAGCCAGTTGCGCACAAGGGTGAAGAACATGCTGGCCCAGAACGATAAGCTCATTGTATCGGTTAAGACTCACCCGCAGACCAAGCATCAGGACTATATTGATGTCCTCGATTATCTCAAGCAGGCCGGGGCGACTCGAATCTCTATCGCCGAGCCTGATTTTTAGGGACTGGTTATCGGCGCCAGGAAACGCACATGAAGTTTAGATCCAAAACCCAGGTTAAGTCCGAGATTCCCACTGCGTCTATGCCGGATATCATCTTTATGCTACTGGTATTCTTCATGGTAACTACCGTCTTGCGGGAATTCGAGGGGCTGAACCTTCTCCTTCCCAGCGCCTCAAAAATAGAGAGGCTGGAGTTTAAGCGGAATACGGCCCATGTGTGGGTTTCCAAAGCCGGCCTGGTATCGATTGATGATAAAAGCGTGCCCATCCCTACTATCCGCCGGGTTATCTATGCCAAAATAGCGGAAAATCCCAAGCTGACGATCTCCCTTAAGGCTGACCGGGATACACCGATGAAGATCATTATGGATGTGCAGCAAGAGTTCCGGCAAGCCAACGCTCTGAAAGTCAACTACGCGGCCAGGTCGAGGGCTGTTTAAATATGCCTATTCATAAGGATTCCTTCGTCGATCGTTATCCCCTGCAGGTGCGCCTGATCTTCGTCGGGGTAGTGGCTGTTATCGCAGTCATGTTTTATTCCTTCCCACGGTTCCTGAGTGAGCGCGGTATCATTGAGCAGAGTATAGATGAGGTGGTTGAGACCATCGAGATTCCTCCGACTCAGCAATT encodes:
- a CDS encoding ExbD/TolR family protein — protein: MQRKRSKLKEIPSASMADIAFLLLIFFLVTTTISMDKGIGQLLPAIGEELEVNPKNITKVLVNATGQILHDEELISLSQLRTRVKNMLAQNDKLIVSVKTHPQTKHQDYIDVLDYLKQAGATRISIAEPDF
- a CDS encoding ExbD/TolR family protein, whose translation is MKFRSKTQVKSEIPTASMPDIIFMLLVFFMVTTVLREFEGLNLLLPSASKIERLEFKRNTAHVWVSKAGLVSIDDKSVPIPTIRRVIYAKIAENPKLTISLKADRDTPMKIIMDVQQEFRQANALKVNYAARSRAV